A single genomic interval of Lathyrus oleraceus cultivar Zhongwan6 chromosome 7, CAAS_Psat_ZW6_1.0, whole genome shotgun sequence harbors:
- the LOC127104852 gene encoding uncharacterized protein LOC127104852 gives MSRNHDASIKDLKMKIGQLSRQVAAFSSSNGGFTGNTVDNPKNERCKVMDTCLRVIIKKDKDHIFKEEALLKHQSLPAKLKDLGKFTISCNIGGMNILHALCDLGSSINVMPLKTVKELKVGEITPSNMSLTLDDLSITQPIAILRDMLVHVVDLVFPIDFVVLDTKGNSRGYVILRRTFLATGKVKIDVEMGGLILKFNKRKVVFKV, from the exons ATGAGTAGAAACCATGATGCGTCTATCAAAGATTTGAAGATGAAGATTGGTCAATTATCTAGACAAGTAGCTGCTTTTTCGAGCTCAAATGGAGGATTCACCGGTAACACCGTTGATAATCCTAAGAATGAAAGATGCAAGGTTATGGATACATGTTTAAGGGTGATTATTAAAAAGGATAAAGATCATATATTTAAAGAAG AGGCATTACTAAAACATCAATCCTTACCAGCAAAATTAAAAGACCTAGGTAAGTTTACTATTTCTTGTAATATCGGTGGAATGAATATTCTTCATGCTCTATGTGATCTGGGATCTAGCATAAATGTCATGCCACTGAAAACTGTAAAAGAATTGAAAGTGGGTGAGATCACACCGAGTAACATGTCTCTCACTCTAGATGACTTGTCTATTACTCAACCGATTGCTATTTTACGTGACATGTTAGTACATGTCGTCGACTTAGTGTTTCCTATAGATTTTGTAGTGCTTGATACAAAAGGAAATTCAAGAGGATATGTTATTCTCAGACGAACATTCTTGGCAACTGGGAAAGTGAAGATTGATGTAGAAATGGGTGGACTTATCTTGAAGTTCAATAAAAGGAAGGTAGTTTTCAAGGTATGA